A single region of the Chelmon rostratus isolate fCheRos1 chromosome 5, fCheRos1.pri, whole genome shotgun sequence genome encodes:
- the LOC121606274 gene encoding transmembrane protein 233, with product MNTKPSLDGNREAREIPPLRNYLCLTMFTCFCPAWPVNIVALVFSVLAQKSYDEEDYDGSERLGRKALHLGIVSSVIGLLIITAYAVVHFTTVRMHQIYEAKMNRRMERCQVSFSSTACGVSS from the exons ATGAACACCAAGCCCTCGCTGGACGGGAACAGGGAGGCCCGGGAGATCCCCCCTCTGAGGAACTACCTCTGCCTCACCATGTTCACCTGTTTCTGCCCTGCGTGGCCCGTTAATATCGTGGCGCTGGTTTTCTCTGTGCTG GCCCAGAAGAGCTACGATGAAGAGGACTACGATGGCTCCGAGCGGCTGGGCCGGAAAGCTCTCCACCTGGGCATCGTTTCTTCTGTCATCGGCCTTCTCATCATCACCGCGTACGCCGTCGTGCACTTCACTACGGTACGAATGCACCAGATATATGAAGCAAAAATGAACAGAAGGATGGAAAGATGTCAAGTGTCCTTTTCCTCCACAGCATGTGGTGTGAGctcctga